The DNA segment AATATCGTTTCCACGCGGGTCTCGCGAGGCAGATTAGTTTAGGTGACAATCGGGCCGCTGGTCATGATCGGTCGGGACCGTCCGATGAACGCGAACCTCCCATGATCGACATTCTGGACCAACCCGAGGTCGCAGAGCAGCACCGAGTCCAGGGCGGTGACGATAATCGTGGATATTTCGTTCTTGAGACGCGCAATGCGTGCCGGGCTCGCATCGACGACGAAAACGCTGTACTGGACGCGATCACCGTGCCGCTCCAAGCGTTTTGCGAGTCGGTCACGTCTGCGATCGTCGGGTATATCGTAGGCAATCAAAAAACGGCGCGCGTCGCTCCGACTCATCGCGTCGCTACTCCGGTGTACTTGGCCTGGCTGCCGTCGATATACCCGAGTACCATCCGCGCCTGCACTTCGATTGCTCGACGCCAGGTGACTTTGTACTTGAAAACCGGATGCGTGAATTCGGTGGCTAATCGACGCTCATATGCCGACAGCAGCGCCTTGCGGCCGCTGTCTCGCAGTCGGCAAGACCCGAGAGCACTGCTGAAGCCAGATTCGGTGATCTCCCCGTTGTTAATTGCGGTCAGCACTACCGCATCGCCGAGCGGTGCACGAAACTCCTCCATCAGGTCAAGTGCCAACGCCGGCTTGTTGCGGTTGCTACTGTGCAGAAAGCCTGCATGCGGATCAAGTCCGCAGGCCGCGACCGCCCGGATGGTTTCAGCAACAAGTACGCCGTACACAAAGTTCAGTGCGACATTCAACGGATCCAACGCCCCTCTGCCGGCCCGGCCGGGCCACCGCGCCAAAAACACCTCAGCCTGCCTAGGTCGCAACATCGTCGAGAAGCTTGCGAAGTACCGCGCGGCGGCCTCACCCTCGAAACCGTACAACGCCCCGAGCGTTTCAGCGCTTAGAGCCGTACGTTGCAGCATTCGCAAATAGGAAACAGTTGCGGGCGCATCGCCGTTGCGACGCAACAACGTTGCCTGGTTAGCGATCTTGGCGCCGATAAACTCGCGCGCCAAAGCGAGTCGTCCTTCCGCGGATGCCTGGTGCTGTCGCACCCGCGCGAGTCCGTTGGGCGTATTCGCTGTGTGCCCCCATCCGATGACACGGCCTGTTCCAGAACACCAGACAATC comes from the Mycobacterium shinjukuense genome and includes:
- a CDS encoding CRISPR-associated endonuclease Cas4/Cas1 is translated as MTAPDPLPISLVSHHVFCPRRAWLEAAGEQTDTYQMSVGELSHRATDNPANSRGGRHRSVDIAHPAWGITGRADAVEDHDGSLRVVEYKATPVRREAEPTDTMRVQLALQSACLEAMGHTVVEHGVYFTTHHKYVPVALSTKDFDAARAEVSKTRATLQSSTAPAPLEDDPRCMRCSHVGVCLPEERAQNPVIRRIHAADPDSQIIHLATSGSRASIRHGRLCVSARGEEVASFPLERVSGLVVHGNIDLSSALIRELLWRGLTIVWCSGTGRVIGWGHTANTPNGLARVRQHQASAEGRLALAREFIGAKIANQATLLRRNGDAPATVSYLRMLQRTALSAETLGALYGFEGEAAARYFASFSTMLRPRQAEVFLARWPGRAGRGALDPLNVALNFVYGVLVAETIRAVAACGLDPHAGFLHSSNRNKPALALDLMEEFRAPLGDAVVLTAINNGEITESGFSSALGSCRLRDSGRKALLSAYERRLATEFTHPVFKYKVTWRRAIEVQARMVLGYIDGSQAKYTGVATR
- the cas2 gene encoding CRISPR-associated endonuclease Cas2 is translated as MSRSDARRFLIAYDIPDDRRRDRLAKRLERHGDRVQYSVFVVDASPARIARLKNEISTIIVTALDSVLLCDLGLVQNVDHGRFAFIGRSRPIMTSGPIVT